A stretch of Aedes aegypti strain LVP_AGWG chromosome 2, AaegL5.0 Primary Assembly, whole genome shotgun sequence DNA encodes these proteins:
- the LOC110675116 gene encoding tubulin beta-2 chain-like codes for MREIVALHLGQCGNKIAQTFWETICEEHCLNERGQFIGKHFLPLQRINVYFEEAPCCNLVPRAIFADLEPGAMVGLKCSRFGQLFSPESMVNGMLGAGNNWKNGGRL; via the coding sequence ATGCGTGAAATCGTTGCTCTTCATCTTGGACAATGTGGCAACAAAATCGCCCAGACATTCTGGGAAACTATCTGCGAGGAGCACTGCCTAAACGAGCGCGGCCAGTTTATAGGGAAACACTTTCTGCCACTTCAACGGATCAACGTGTACTTTGAGGAAGCTCCCTGCTGCAATTTAGTACCAAGGGCAATCTTCGCCGATCTGGAGCCGGGTGCGATGGTCGGTTTGAAATGCAGCCGCTTCGGGCAGCTCTTTTCCCCGGAAAGTATGGTCAACGGGATGCTAGGAGCTGGGAACAATTGGAAAAATGGTGGAAGGTTGTGA